Part of the Halorhabdus utahensis DSM 12940 genome, CCTCAACGAGTTGCGTGCGTGCCGACCGGCCCGCATAGTCCCGGACGATCGCGTAGACAGGACCGAACTCGTGTGTCCCTCGGCGGGCAGTCACTGTGTACTCGACGGTCGTTGCCTCGCCGGGCCGAAGTGCCGTCCCACGCCGCGGTGATCCCTCGACCACTGAGAGTCCTTCCGGGACGCCGTCGACGACCCGGAGATCGGGCAGCGTCCGGTCGCCGTCCTTGCGAACCGTCGTCGTCACCGTGACCTCGTCTCCGGGATCGGGATGGCGGGGATCGAGCGTCCGCTCGACGGTCAGCGTGGCGTCCGGCGGCGTCACGAACCGGGCGAACGCCAGGACGCCGATCGGGACGGTCCCGGCCAGGATGATCCCGGCGTTCTGGACGAACAGGCCGAGGCCGACGAACGCGACGCCGAGCGGGACCAGCGGCCGGAAGCGCGCGCTGGTGACGCCGTCGTATACCTGGCTTCCGCCGACCATCTCCGCCGCGAGATCGCTCGTCGAGTGGGTCTCCTCGGATCGCCGGTCGTCGTCGAGGACGAGCCGTCCTTCGCCCGCCTCATCGACGAGGTCGGACTCGCCTTCGAGTGTCGCGACCGTCCGCCTGACCAGCCGCTGGAAGTCCGAGGGGTCGTCGCTGAATAGGCCACGAGCGCGTTCGGACAGCGACTCGGGGACCGACGCGTCGGCGTTCCGGAGGAACACGGAACTCGCCTCCTCACGCGGCCAGTCGCCGGCATCGATCGCGGCCAGTGCGGCCTCCGGTGTCGTCCCGCGCTTTCGGGCGAGAATCCTGGCCGCGAGTTCGCGAAGCCGATCGTGGATGTCGGCGCGATCCGGGAGGTATCCGGTTCCACTCCCGTCAAACTGTCCCAGCGTCCGGTCGAATTCGGTTCCGGGTGTCGGCGGCGTGGGCGTCCGTTCGACCGCTGGGGGCTCGATGCGACTCGATGTCCGCCAGTCCCGGTAGACCAGCAACGCCATCACGCCGGCGATCACGCCGCCACCCCCGTACAGGACGGCCGTCAGGCTCGAGGTGCCGCCCGCCCCTGCCGTTAGGACTGCCACGCTCCCGCCGGCCAGCGACGCGAGGCCGATCACGACCGCGAACCGGCGGAGACTCTCGTTCACGATCCCTCACCTCCCGTGTCTGCGTCTGTCTCGTCGGCTCCGTGGGTGGCTTCGATGTGTTCGAGTGCATCGACGGCACGCTTCCGGCGTGCCTCGGTCAGCGGTGCGTCGCCGTACCGGACTTCTTCGAACGTCTCGGTGAGCACGTGAACGTCCTCGGGATCCATCCCTCCCTCGATCGCCGTCGCCTCGAACTGTCTTGGGGTCGCCTCCTGGGGATCGCCGACGCCCAGCAGCGTGACCATCTCCCCCCAGGCGCGATAGATCGCGTTGTCGGCCGCCCGCGGTGTCTCGGCGGCCTCGACGCGGTCGGCGGTGTTGCCGGCGACCGCTGCGAGATTCGAGAGGTCGGCATCGACGGCCTCCGCCTCGCCCCCCTCCTCGGCCGACAGGACCGACCGAAGCGAGTCGGATCGCCAGGCGAAGAAGGCGAGCACGGCGAAGACGCCCGCGCCGAGGACGATTCCGGTTGCCCCGCCGACGGGGAGCACCATCGGCGTCTCCGATCCGTCGCCGAAGCCCGTGGTCCCCTCTGTGGTCTGGGTTGTTGCTGTCCCCGGTGGCGTCTCCGATGGCGTCGGTGCCCCGGCTGTCGGGAAGTCCCCGAGCTGCACGAACACGAGCCAGAGCGCAGCGGCGAACACTGCGGTCCCGATCGCCGTGCCGACGAGCCACTTGAAACTCTCCCAGGGGTCGCTGACGAACTGCACGAGCGTCGCCAGCAACCCGACGACGGCCATCGCGGTCAGGATCGCCCGGAGAGTCGGCGCGTCGATGTCCCCGGGTTGGGAACTCCCGCCATCTAGCGGCGGCTGTTCGAGGCCCACTGTGTCGCCGCCCTGCTCGGCGGTAAACAGCGGCCCGACCGCCACCGCGGCGAGGACCACGGCGACGATAGCGAGGAGGGCAACGACCCCCCGAGTGTGGTTCCTTGCCATCCTCCTCAGGCGGTCGCGTCCGCCTGAACTGTCGGGACCGGCGTGTCCTCGACGATCTCCCGGACGAGCTCGCGCTTTTCGATCTCCTGAACCGTGGCCTCGGGCGTGAGCACCAGCCGGTGAGCCAGGACTGGCTCGGCCATCCGGGTGACGTCGTCCGGAACGACGTAGTCACGCCCCTCGATCACGGCGAAGGCCCGACTCGCCTCCAGCAGGCGCTGGGTCCCACGCGGGGAGACACCGGTTCGAATGTGGTGGTG contains:
- a CDS encoding DUF58 domain-containing protein, translated to MNESLRRFAVVIGLASLAGGSVAVLTAGAGGTSSLTAVLYGGGGVIAGVMALLVYRDWRTSSRIEPPAVERTPTPPTPGTEFDRTLGQFDGSGTGYLPDRADIHDRLRELAARILARKRGTTPEAALAAIDAGDWPREEASSVFLRNADASVPESLSERARGLFSDDPSDFQRLVRRTVATLEGESDLVDEAGEGRLVLDDDRRSEETHSTSDLAAEMVGGSQVYDGVTSARFRPLVPLGVAFVGLGLFVQNAGIILAGTVPIGVLAFARFVTPPDATLTVERTLDPRHPDPGDEVTVTTTVRKDGDRTLPDLRVVDGVPEGLSVVEGSPRRGTALRPGEATTVEYTVTARRGTHEFGPVYAIVRDYAGRSARTQLVEAVEDADTLLYCIPVLQATPVQVPLFEHASESLGRIPAEGGDGVAFYATREYRSGDPTNRIDWKRLARSPSEELTTIEFREEHAASVAIAIETAGSSYTAPAPDEPTALERSIAAARRLCGSLLGTGDRVGIAALGPTPVWIAPGTGYDHRERVERVLATDDAFPATTPDSDTFSPRWVREFHRRFPEETQVVLVSALTDPTYHFVIHRLRAYGHPVTVLSPDVTTGETVGERLVRLERRHRIEALREAGVRVIDWADEEELGVALTRAGSRWSA
- a CDS encoding DUF4129 domain-containing protein — translated: MARNHTRGVVALLAIVAVVLAAVAVGPLFTAEQGGDTVGLEQPPLDGGSSQPGDIDAPTLRAILTAMAVVGLLATLVQFVSDPWESFKWLVGTAIGTAVFAAALWLVFVQLGDFPTAGAPTPSETPPGTATTQTTEGTTGFGDGSETPMVLPVGGATGIVLGAGVFAVLAFFAWRSDSLRSVLSAEEGGEAEAVDADLSNLAAVAGNTADRVEAAETPRAADNAIYRAWGEMVTLLGVGDPQEATPRQFEATAIEGGMDPEDVHVLTETFEEVRYGDAPLTEARRKRAVDALEHIEATHGADETDADTGGEGS